Below is a genomic region from Isosphaeraceae bacterium EP7.
CCTGGACATCCGCGCCGAGATGTTCCTGTACATGGCGAGCCGGGCGCAGCTCGTCGCCCAGGTCATCGTGCCGGCGCTCGACGCGGGCAAGGTGGTCGTCTGCGACCGCTTCCTGCTGGCTAATGTCGTCTATCAGGGGTATGCCGGCGGCATGCCGGTGGACCTGCTCTGGAAGGTGGGCGAGGTTGCCACCCACGGCCTGATGCCTGACCTGACGGTGGTGCTCGACGTGGACCCCGACGTGGCCGCCGCGCGGGTGGGCCGGCCCCGCGACAGGATGGAAGACCGTACCGAAGAATCAAGGGCCCGGGTCCGCGATGG
It encodes:
- the tmk gene encoding dTMP kinase, with the protein product MARTGFFLSLDGPDGGGKTTQLAGLVDWLRGLGHEVVTCRDPGGTPLGDSIRSILLDRATVGLDIRAEMFLYMASRAQLVAQVIVPALDAGKVVVCDRFLLANVVYQGYAGGMPVDLLWKVGEVATHGLMPDLTVVLDVDPDVAAARVGRPRDRMEDRTEESRARVRDGFLRAAENYPGLIAVIDAGAEPEVVARRLRDEVARALALNPRT